The Populus trichocarpa isolate Nisqually-1 chromosome 18, P.trichocarpa_v4.1, whole genome shotgun sequence genomic interval GTAACTTATGGGTCTTATTTGAAGGCCTTCCCAATCTCCGAGAGGTATCAAATTTTAACCCTAAAAGAAACAATGTTTCTAGGATATCTCGCAAAATTTCAGCATGAtctaataattgaataaaaaattatggggaaaaaaattatgtatcaaAATGAACTTGAGCAAAACAACCGAAGCCAAAGTGAAACCTATCCTTATTATCTAAATGTACTACtatattgattataatatttaatgaatCGACTATGTTTGGAAATCTTGAGATCTTCCTTTCCTTGAGTAATTATAAGGTGAGTCCATTACCAATCTATATTGGATTGTATCTATGAGAAGCTTAGCAAGGTTGTAACCAAGTCCAATATATATCTTATACACATTTATGACTACTTATGTTTCATAATGAAAAATTGtgtctcatgttttttttagatacaAACCACAATTAGCTCTGTTATATATGTTtcttattaattaagaattacgATAAATAAAGTTGGAATCCCTTTCATGCCCACCATTAGATAATGGTTGGTATATGtacaaaataaaagcaaaataatatagaaaagaaGAGATGGAACAAAAAAAGTTGTATGTCATAGTAGAAGCCTTtactcttgtattttttttgttatacaaTATGCTAAAATCATTAAACAATACATAATCTAGAAGTCTTTAATAATAGACAAATTTAGAAGCCTTTACTCTTGTATTTGTGTATTGTTTAAAGGctaaaaaaatggatttaaGTATAATATCCATAATTGTGGGCTTTTACATTGTGTACTGGTTAAATTAATAGTGGACAAAACAATACATAATCTAAAAGTCTTTACTCTTGTATTTGTCATTGTACAACATGTTAAAAAcactaaacatatttttttttagtttatttgtattatgcatattatattatttaataatgttagtaataaaaagtttttgttccacaatataaaataattactaaaataaggggagattatttattttttcttcaaattaaaaagaaatattaaacaaatgttgatttaatttggttaattgattttttattgtaataagttacaaacaaataaaataaattatactctACTTTAATAACTAATATCCTTCAATATTCATTCAAAGAAAGTTTTATAATACAATTATACatctaacaaatattttaagaaactatatagaaaaaaaaagacatgggTCACAAACCAATTCCATGAGTTGATGGGCTTGGAAGCAAGCCCAGGTATGCTCGGGTTGGAAGGCCATCCAGAAGCAAAAATGATGTGCGTTCACTTATTTCTTAGAAGATTCGTTGGAATCTAGTCTAATTGCCTGCCACCatccaatataatattttaagtaaaattgCCTGAAAATGACCCCCTCAACCTCCTAAGCACAAATCTAATAGAAAATGAACACAAACTcaaattattaatgattttatatctaaaatttcaaataatattttttttattttttaaaatttatttttaacatctatatattaaaataatataaaaataaataaatttttacaagcctccaacaatttaaaaatataaaaaaagaatattttcttACAAATCTCCGCGCACTACTAAAAGGGGGGGTATTGAGATTGGAAACAAACGCAAGGATGAACtgacatgaaaagaaaataaaagtgatgAAACTGCCAGGCAAGTTTCCAACACATCTTTATGGAGCTCAGACCACAAACTGGACAGCATTTGTGTCTTTTTAACCTTGTGGGCACGACAATTGCAAAAATGGGTGGTGCCCGAATCACTAAACCATTCCTACGGCCAAAAAAGGACTGAGAAATTATTAAGGCAGTGCAGACAGTGAAGCTTCTTCCACATCTGGAAAAATACAACACAATATGACTGGCCTCCTGGTCTGGTCTGGTCGTATTCTACAGTGGACAAACACCTCGCAGGTGACAGTTTGTTTTGTGCTTTTCATGCATCGAGACAGGAACCCGAGGTCCCTCAAAAacagatatcttttttttattatttttctattccaCTCCTGACTTCTTCACATGCGTctacaataaaaacaaacaaaaatcaaaattaatgctTGGGTGGTTGGTTCAGTCTTCCACCAGAACCCAGTTGGAAGTCCAAAAACACCCCGTACAATTACAAGCAGATGAAACCAGAGAGGCATTTCTGCAGAGTGAagatagagatagagagagagagagagagagagagagagagagaggtactCCCCCTTGCCCTAAGAGATTTTTCTATTTAGCATAAGCGTAGGCTCGGGTGACCGAGCAATGGCCATGtctgcaaaaaaacaaaaaaacaaaaaaggtggTAGGGACTTCTTCACTCTAGCTTTCACCGTATTCACAATACAGGCATGCACCTCGTAAAggttaacataaaattaaatgctAATCACCATGAAGGAGATGTGCATGGAGAGCCTGAGGATGATGATGAGAGGCCATTGTTACTAACAGAATCGCTCCCTGAAGTGCCCAGAGACCTTGCATCTCTCAATGAAACTGAACAAGCCTTAGCTGGGAGCTTCTTCATTGGAGTCAATGGAGGGGTCCCGGGGACTGAATGTGGAGCAGATGGGGATGGTaaggctatttcttcttcaCCTGAACTAGAACCGCATGTTTCCAAACGTGATGGTGAAGAATCAGGAGTTTCATATGGGGTATCCACCGTGCTTGGTCTGCTTGCATCATTGTCGTAAATGGGATTAGATATGTAAACAAGATGTTCTCCACAACCAGCACATTCCCTGTCGTTACAGGCATTGCTACTCCTAATTTGAACAGGGTTTTCTTCAACTTGATGGGGTGAAGATACGAAGGCAGTTGATGGAGGTGAAATGTTTATGAGACCAATTTGCTGGGGGCTGAGACCTGGGTTTAATACTTGGGTATGGACTTCGAGGACACGATGAAGTTGAGAGtgttcttttcttgtttctgccgacttgttttctttgttgggTGAAACTGCAGGGAATAAGAAACTTTTTGGAGCCCGAAGGACCCCCTGAGCATAGTAGCTTGATAGAGGAAGAGAAGGCGGTTGATTCTGGGGTTGTGGTGACTGCGACAGGGAAGTATTGGTGGTGGATGTGGTGGTAGTGGTGGcagaggtggtggtggtggtgttggagGTGGATCTTAGTTGACGCCGGCGAAGTAAAAGACTGCAGTAAAGCTCAGCTAGCAGCACCAGAACTAGGGCCAAAACAATGGCAAGGCTCACCACCATTGCCAGTGTTGCTCCCATTATGATCTTGGAGGAGcccttcatctctctctctctctctatgtgcgtgtgcgtgtgcgtgtgcgtgtgcgtgAAGCGTGGAGTAAGAGGCAGTAAAAGAGGGGCTGTAATAAAAGGCAGGGTGAGAAGCTTTTCGTTTTTGGCGGGAAACAGTACTTTACCTTCGACAAGGATAGCAGGTAGGAACCGGGGGCATTGGGCATGGGAAATTTAAAGGGCTTTTTGTTCTGATCTAGTGGGGTTTCTCTGACATTCAAGGTCATAACAGTCATTGAACACATAACTATGAAAAAGTACAATGCCCTCTCTCAAGTAATTGCTATTATGAAAAGGAAATGTTTTACAGAAAGACCAATCTTAATCTCAACTTCTCTCGACCAATGGGTGAAAATTGAATAGAAATAGAACAGATATTACAAGCTATGTAAACGCCAATGTCAATAGATTGCAGAGATATGTAATGCCAGTGTGAAGCACAGCACCCCCTCTCAATTACAGAGGATTAGAAATCACAAGTAGAAAAAGCCAACCTGCTACTTCAGTGAATACAAGTAGAAAAGCCCTGTTTCCTCCTCAAAGACAGCGAAAGAACCACTCTCCAAGGAACACGTGCAAGATTCCGGCTACAGCATGCGATCATGGCAATGATAAAAGATTCTGAATCTGATTGCTCAATGATTTTACCTCCCCTTCAAGGCTGCAAAACGGGCTGCCAGGTCGTCGTAATCTGGTAACTTAGGATGCACATGCCGAGCTGCGGTTGATCTGTCTGGCTGAAAAGAAGCAGCTCGAGTAAACAATTTCATTGCCTCTGATGAATTTGTTTCATGAGGAAGTGAAATGGATCGGGGTGGTGCAGAAACCGTCTCTGAGATTTCATCAGGCCCGTCCCTGCTGGTATGTCGTGGGGATTTATCTGCCTCGGTAGTGCCTTGCTGATGTGGGTGACGGCTTTTTGACTTTCTTCTCACCACATTTCCAGGTTCAAACGCAGAAGGTTTCTTGCTGTAATGTATCAAAAGTTTATCTATCatcctttcttcttcatcattctGATAGTGTTCATCATCAAACAAGATTTGCAGGCCTTTTCTTGAGTCATCCCCCCTTCTCCTGCTCCTTGACCTTCTCTTCACACCACCTGTATCTTCCGAATTTCCAGCATCATCATGAGTGGAGTGTGACTTTGAGTGTCTCCGCCTCATGGATCTTGGTTTTGGTATGGGGTTACCAATACCATCATTctgataataattacttttctcATGTCCATGATCATCTTGTCTTGTAAGTCCAACATTCTGCTTCTCATGATCCGGCAGATATGATCCTTGTTGGATTTTCTCCGAGCTGTTCCAAGAATTGGCTATGTTATCCCTTGAAGGATCTTTCTGAACTGCATTAATGTCAGAACCAATCTGGGAAGACCCTACACTGGCTCCATGTCTGGTATCCTTCAGTTTAGAATTAGTTTTAGTGTAGGGAGGGGGGATAGCATTGTTATAGTAAGGTTTCAGCTTATGTGCTTCTTCCTTCAAAACATCTCTTGTTGAGTTTTCCATTTTGTGTTGTCCACCATAATTGTTGTGTGCTGTCAATGAATCATTGTTTGACCATAATCCTCCATAACTAGGAGTGATATCTGGCTTTCCACGAATTATTGTGTCCTTGTCATCCCTTTTAGGAGCAGAATTCTCCCTACCATCTAGCATTTTGGATCCACCATCCACACTTTCCATTCTTTTCCTTTGAGATGAACTACCTAGTCTAACAGTTTTCAGGGGAGTATCCTCCTTCCAAGGTTGATGTTTCTCCAGCGTGGCTTCTTGCCTTCCCTGGAACAGAATGTCCCGGTTGTCCCTTCTAAAGACAATTTCTTCCCTGGCCCTGACTGGCTCGTGTTTGTCACATTCAAGTCTTTCTTTCGATGGAAAATCATGTTTATGTCCTTTTGGGATGGTGTCCTTGTCATTATTAGGCATGTATCTGTCATCATTGCTGTGTAAACACCCATGATTGTCCTGCAAAACAATCAGCCATAAGGAAGATACAGCTTACTGccccaaaaaaaccaaagaaaaaacagagggggaattgattaaaaatagtGAGAAGAAAAAAGGCAGTTAAGTcttggatgaaatgacatttgAAATCAGATCATAGATATTAACCATTATTACAGTCTGCTAGCAATAATTCACCCTCCACCCCCAACATAAACAAATAcacaaaagacaataaaaaggaaacaaagGGGCAAACCTTTTTAGATTCTGGGGTTTTGGCCATCCTCTGTTGAAATGCATTGGAGTCCCATGTTATGCAGAACTCCGATGCTATATTTTGCATTAACTGAATTTTCTTCTCCGTCGTCACAAACTTTGACGATAGCTTTTCACGAAACTATTAATGAGGATTTAAATGATCAGTTATTGAGAGCAATGGATATAAATTGCGTACAAGGAAAGGATCTACAAGGAATTACCTCTTGATTCACAAACAATTCCAGAGAACTCCCATATCTCTCATAAAATACATCTCTAAGGTCGCGTAGCTCTGGCAAATTGTTTAATCCTGCAGCAGCAAACATCAGGGATGAAACAGCCTCCCTACAGTCCTCAGGACAGTGCCTGTaaagatgacaaaaaaaaatcaagagaaatattcataaaattttggAATTAGTAATTTGATCTAACTTATAAAAGAATTCATGTTAAAATCTTTCAGTCAAAAGAAACCATATTACCATCTTTGGTTTAAATATATCTAGGATACCTTTTAGTGATTCTCACACAACAAAGTTGAATGCTTGGAAgtcatacaattttattttcctttttatatatgAACGGATTAAAAACCAATCTATCTTTATTGGTTCTTTCAAGCCAAACATACTGTATGCCAATGGCCATGCTAATACAGATAAACATTGTCCAACTCATATTTCCACAGcaatttatgaatatatttgtaTCACTtttcaaccaaattgaaatgCAACTCAGTGTAAATGAAAATGGGCAACCATTTGGTAAAAACGACAAGAAGCAAAACCTCCCAGAAAGAATATGTCAAAACAGGCGCTCATTATCATAAAAGCTAACCCCAACAGAAACTTATGTATACATTGCATCTATCTTCAATGACCAAAAATGTGATGGTGTACCTAATCCATGCACTGGAAGCCCTTGATCTTAGCCAAAAGGCTGATAAAAGTccaataatgataatttttttgaaggaGAACATGGGGCAACAAAGAGACTGTCATCCACAAGAGAACATGGCAGTGTTAAGCAATTATCTGCCTatctcataattttattttaccgTGAATGCCTATAGATCCATATCATGTTGCTTGCAAACAATATGAACAAAGAAATATTTGCACAAAACTAAACTTGCCCGGCGAGAAAATAACCACGCATACCTCAATTTCTGCATGACTGATAGATGTTTCAACACGAAATCACAAAATTGCTCAACAAAATCATAGCAAGACAATTGGTCCAATTCAGCTAGCAGTCCCTCAGcctgaattaaaattttaatatttcagaaACTTACTTAAGAGCTTAGATTGGAATCATAAATAAagaatcaagagaaaaaaaaaacaattcaatggaCTTCAACTTGGCCTAATGCTCGACCTCATTTAAGGAAGCTTAACAgaagttcaaaataaaaaatcacaaacacaGAAAACAGTTGGACATTTCACATTAGTTACATGCTTCCTATTTGCTTGTCagtaaaatgaagaaatttatattaaatcttGCATTCTCCTCTCTACAGACTTTAttacaaaactctaaaaaaaaaaaaaaacgagatatttcagacaaatattgCTTTcgtttaaatttttcaaacgCTGACTTTAATCCTCTTCCAAACTCTTTCTTTTAAGAGAAATcctatttttaacaataaagcATTTATCAGATCCAACAGCGGAAAACAATATCAACTTGATTACgttaaagaaggaaagaaaggatgAGTACTCTGCCATAAGCATTGATGTCGAGGCCATTAGCAAGGAGATCAGCCATATCTTTCTTCAAATACTTCAAAGTCgcatttctctttcttcttacCACTTCGATCTGATTCTTCGTCGACTTTATCAGCGATTTACTGCCAAACCAAAAATtaatctttctctctctgtctctttcAAATCATTCTTTAAacataacatataaaatatatttaccaTTTTGCACCAGATCCTCGGCCTAGAATCCCGTCCagcatcttctcttcttcttactTTCCTTCAACCAAAAAATGCTCGAAAATGTAGATTTGATTGcagccaaaaacaaaaataaaaaaaaataaactaagaatTAGGCATTACTGAAGAAGCTCTCGTCAACTCTgaacagagagagagaagggaaagcTTTATGAAGTGGAAACAGTAAGctccaagaaattaaaaattaaaaatcgtTTTGGGACACTTTTTCAAATACTAATGACTGGCACTTCGCTCAGCTGTTTCTGTGATTacctttatttcttattatttttttcaattacaatcGTGACCTTTGCCTTCTACTTTTATGCTTTTCTAATGGAGCCCATTATTCGAACGTTATGGAGGGTAACTAAGGAATCTAGAATTGGATGTACAATTGCCGGCGTAATTATCTGGGGTTCGGCTCACTCCAACCGTTAGATGGGAAGAGGTTTATGGGGTCCGGTCTGGAATTGACGGTCGAAGATGATTGCGATTGAAGCAATATATTCTGGTAAGCTGGACCCCCACCATTTTCTTACTTGCCTCGGCTACAATGGGAGTTGGGAGATGATTGAACGGCCGTTTCAAcggtaaaataaattaacttggacTCCAACAACCACAATAGGGCGATGGTATACGAGCAtgcttctttttccttcttttccctcgaaaatattatcatttttcttttaatgctgAGCGCATTGTCTTTCCAAATTAACATCCAAATGTTCAAATATTAGGGAagtatgaaaaaatttaaaaataaaagataataaattcaTCAATTCAGATAGTATATTTAGGatcccatttaaaaaaaaaagttttgacaagaaaaaattaattaatatcatatttaaaatcCCGTTTAGAAATTACTATATCTTAGAATtctaactcttttcttttctatttaagtatttttatattatactctACTTATATCATACCATATGAAATAAGAGAATAGCTTTTTATTTATGAGAGAACataaaaacttgataaataataaaatatcaattgccccctgaataatatcatatatattatttcaaaataattttaaaaatttattcaatcaagttcctgcttgatttttctaggtttagaaTTCCAATTCCCTATATAAATTACactctagtccttaatttttaaaacttatttataattaagtcATACTAGATTAATCGtcccattttaatttatgactaaTGAATCTTATATATGTGActcattaggttcctaataagttggcccaaatataatttacaatcctaaataaaataggattaaataaattaaataaattaatgttgaaTCAATTCAACAGctaatttatatttggaaatCAAGTACAATATCTAGTAACCTGTTAAAatccctcaaatattaaaaaaatcaaaatctttcaaattaatttattatcaatttaaaaaataataaatattaaaaataaataaatatttattaataaataaaatatatttacataaataaaatcacgAATACACTAAAAAGATTTTGGTCATAattaaatcttataattataacaattttataattttttttttgcaaaacttTTTTGTTACAATAACTTTATCTTTCctctatatttattaattaaatgtttaattcattaatcaaatatttaataaatatttattaataaattaaatatatttacataaacaaaattaacatcAGATATAACCAACTGAATCGAACAGTTAAAAAACATACGCACTGACAGGATTTTGGTCATGATTTTGTACACGGCATTAGGAAGTGGAGGGTGACTGAAAAGCAATGAAACATGCGAAGGTCAAGGAAAGGGTAGAAATTAAGATAATTCCAATCTGACAATCGTTGTTTTAATAACATTGCTTTTGACTCAGACACGTCCCTCTGCAAATCAGAAGCAGAGCCATACTGTGCATTTCCTTGTCAGCAACACAACCAACCAACAGTTCAAATTGTATGTATTTGTTCAACCACCCATTATCCCATATCAGAAGAAAAACGAAAACTAGGTGCAgaacaattataattaattaacaatctagtttattatttcttgaattaacTGCTTTAACTGCTAACTTGCCGGCACTGCACTGCAGGTaagatcaaatattattttttaacacaaaaaataaaaagaaatggataggtattgtttgtgtgtttttttagcagcataaaaaaattaattgtgaatTAAAAAACTTACGCATGTGTTTaataaagtaaatgaaaaattatatgttttttttaatgaaaacacttttcttatcataagcatttttttattaaataaaaaaaaatagcatgatatgaaaaacaagtttcaataaaaataaaaataaaaacacacattGAAAATCATGTCTAAATATCTTGTGTgcaatccaagaaaaaaaacaatgattagcCGCagaaaactattttataatataacaaattataaactttaatCTACCAAGcacaaactttttaaaataaaaattttgcatAGTAGGTTAATGTAAAATAATCAACTAAATGattgataatattatattaagaaattattataattttattcaaaaataaatgataaaatgaatggtattgaatgaaataaaatactaaaaaaattaattatttcattataatgaataacaaatatactaaaatggAAGATGGTGTTGAACAATGTTAAATATTGTTCACACACTCCCAATGCACTGTGTTGGAGAAgtgctgttgtttttttttttttgttctcttaacttttgttttcatcAATTAAGTCTTTTAATTGCAAAGTTAATAGCCAATTACTTTGTATTGTTGACTatggacaaaattaaaagaatgaggaccaataTAGAAAAGAAGCTGAAAATAAATGGTGTGTTTAAAGTTGGCATGAAAAGTACAACTTAGTCgttcaattttaaaagtttaaactgTTTGGTcccttatatttttctaaatttagttTTGgtacaaaacttcatttttattattttcaagtccTAGTTTGTGAAGGAGAGAGGAGGTTTCATCTAATTCTAATAAATAGAGAGAAAGTCATCATTTTCGCATATTCTAGTCGTCAAATTGGTTTATCTTGGTATCCACgagttttatttgaagagaGTAGCTCGATGGTAGTtgtttaaaatcttaatattacctaaaaaatagattaaattcgagaaagaaaaatctaacaTGGTTTGATTTCGCGTTTTAGAACTGTTTTCGGGGTTTCTTTGGTTGATAAATTAGTTTATAGAGTTTTAAAGGTGTttgtgaggtttttttttttgtttttgtttaaaatgggttacaaattgagtttttaaaggaaaataGGTCTGCCCTGATTTTCTAGCCATCACTATGGCGGATGAAATCTGGGTAGACAAATGACAAGTTGtctagaatattttattttaaaaaaagatataaggCCCGGGTGCGAGGCCAGGGTTGCCAACCCACATGCCCAGACTTTTTTTTAgggcttttttttaatatttttaatattctttattttggtGTATaatagatttaagaaaaaaaattattagaccTAATTTGGTTTTTGGCGCGGATCAAAATTTTGATGggttaaaacacaacatttgagcccttttttgtttaatgcattttcccCTTAATTTTTAAGAGGAATGTAATTTAACcctttgttgttattatttttttaacttaattttaaaaaaaatgcaattttcaTCGTTGAGTATCATTTAGCTTAAACAAATTATACCTAATTGAG includes:
- the LOC18107619 gene encoding endochitinase A, whose product is MKGSSKIIMGATLAMVVSLAIVLALVLVLLAELYCSLLLRRRQLRSTSNTTTTTSATTTTTSTTNTSLSQSPQPQNQPPSLPLSSYYAQGVLRAPKSFLFPAVSPNKENKSAETRKEHSQLHRVLEVHTQVLNPGLSPQQIGLINISPPSTAFVSSPHQVEENPVQIRSSNACNDRECAGCGEHLVYISNPIYDNDASRPSTVDTPYETPDSSPSRLETCGSSSGEEEIALPSPSAPHSVPGTPPLTPMKKLPAKACSVSLRDARSLGTSGSDSVSNNGLSSSSSGSPCTSPSW
- the LOC18107618 gene encoding uncharacterized protein LOC18107618 → MLDGILGRGSGAKCKSLIKSTKNQIEVVRRKRNATLKYLKKDMADLLANGLDINAYGRAEGLLAELDQLSCYDFVEQFCDFVLKHLSVMQKLRHCPEDCREAVSSLMFAAAGLNNLPELRDLRDVFYERYGSSLELFVNQEFREKLSSKFVTTEKKIQLMQNIASEFCITWDSNAFQQRMAKTPESKKDNHGCLHSNDDRYMPNNDKDTIPKGHKHDFPSKERLECDKHEPVRAREEIVFRRDNRDILFQGRQEATLEKHQPWKEDTPLKTVRLGSSSQRKRMESVDGGSKMLDGRENSAPKRDDKDTIIRGKPDITPSYGGLWSNNDSLTAHNNYGGQHKMENSTRDVLKEEAHKLKPYYNNAIPPPYTKTNSKLKDTRHGASVGSSQIGSDINAVQKDPSRDNIANSWNSSEKIQQGSYLPDHEKQNVGLTRQDDHGHEKSNYYQNDGIGNPIPKPRSMRRRHSKSHSTHDDAGNSEDTGGVKRRSRSRRRGDDSRKGLQILFDDEHYQNDEEERMIDKLLIHYSKKPSAFEPGNVVRRKSKSRHPHQQGTTEADKSPRHTSRDGPDEISETVSAPPRSISLPHETNSSEAMKLFTRAASFQPDRSTAARHVHPKLPDYDDLAARFAALKGR